Below is a window of Mucilaginibacter sp. PAMC 26640 DNA.
AAAGCCTATATCAGGCATTTGTAATGTAGGTCGCTTGAGCAGGCCACATAAACCTATGGGTTTATCATCTGCCCTGGTTGACACTAGCGACAAGCCAAAACCGTTTTCATGGTAGCTCTTGATGGGGCCATTCAATAGATAATCAGTAGCTTCTTGGTTAGTGCGCACATTACGGTCGCCGATAAAATTTAGCCAGCCCGGAGAGTTTAATAATTCAATGATGAACGCGGTATCACCAGTTGTGAGTTCCCTTAACGTTAACCGCTCTGTATGCAAAATCTCATCCATTGCCCGCGAACGTTAAAGTGCTAATCTACACTTACGGTTAGCCCCTCCTGCTGAAGAATTTTACGGTAAATCTCCATTTCGGTGAAAGAACCTTCCAGTACGGCGCATTTGCCTTCATTGTGGACTTTCCAGGCAATTTTTTCACCTTGCGCTTCGGTATAATCCAGATACTTTATCATACAATGAATAACATGTTCAAACGAATTATGATCATCGTTCCACAAAATAAGGCGGTGCATTTCCTTGAGCCCGGCCAGAATCTCTTCAAGAGTAAGCGTTTCTTCCTGTATTTCAGTTGGCATATATAACGGCAAATTTACTCAAAAAAGCTTAAAACTACATCGTTAGCTACAATTATTCAACCTGGTAGCGGTACACTTTGCGACCAAGGTTTCCTTCCCCATCCACCCCTTCCACAGTTATGCGGTAAGTACCTTTAGTATCTGCATTAAAATAATCAAACGAAACTTTACCATCTTTGCCAGTAATTACATCGGGTTTCCAATAGATGCCGGAGCGAAGATCGAGCGTGCTGTTGTTGATATTTGCCGAAGTATACTTAGGTGTATAGTAAACCCTTGCATTATAGAAACCTTTAAACGGATAAGTAATTAAGCCCGATGGGGAAGCGCTGGTTACAAAACTACGCTCACTGCCATTCTTCATGGTAATTACCAAAGCCCCCCCTTCTATACTACTACCATAAATTGATTTTGCAAAGGTACTGCGCAATACTTCAATACTAAGCACGTCGTTAGCATTTACATTATTCAATTCACTGCCCTGCAATTGATTACCATCTACAATGATCACCATATCCTGGCCACTGCCTCGGCTTATATTCACTGGCGTGCCATCAGTTTTAAAAGATATTCCAAATAACTTGCCTCTCAAACAATCAGCCAGTGAAGCGCAGTTTACTAACTTTTCACCCAGTAATACTTGGTCAGCATTTCCGGGCCCATGTAAATTGGAAGATCTCGTAACCTCATTTTTCCTTACTTTTTTACCTACTACCGTAACCTCTTTCAATATTGTTGTGTCTGTACCTGCGAGTCTTTTAGTGGTAATAACCATATAACTTCCTAACTTTTCTCCTCCCTGAATATCGCCGGAGGCTCCAAGTTTTAAATTATCGACTTCTGACGGCAAATAAGCAGTTAAATTATCGAGGGTAACAAATGTTCCGTCAAGTAAAATATCTGTTGGGGCACCTGTCCGGTCTTTAGTGTAAAACCCACCGGGCGGCTCTTTAAAACCTGGGTTAATACTCAAGACCACCTCCCTCATAGATGGGAATCCCAAATATTTAGTCATCTTAAATGTTCGCTCAGGAACGGCGCGATTATCCCTGAAAGGGTCTCCCTTACTTGTTCTTTTTCCTTTAACGGTTATCTGCAACAGCTGCCGCCCGTATTTTAAAGAGTCGTCGACTAATTGCTTTTGGTAAAGTGCATAATTTTTAATCAGCGTTGCTTCCGGCAAATCATTGCTAGCCAGGTCGCCGGCTACACTTTTAATGATATTCGGATGGTCAGGTTGTTTTACAAAAATAGCAACCCGTTTGCCATCGTTTTTTTTGCGCGCCTGCAGTACGATCTTGGCTGTATCGGACAAGCCCAAATTCACGAATTTAAAATTACCAAGGGCATCGGTAACAGTATCTAAAATTGTATTCTCCCGGCTAGCCGTTAGCGTAAGCTTTCCATTTGGCACTATATCCCCGCCGTTAGTCTTGATCGTCCCTTCAAGGGTGAGCCCTTTTTCCGGTTGATTCACAATCCGGGTATCCGGCGCGTTCAGGATTTGCTTCCATTCAAACCGGCGGTAACCTTGCGTAAGCATCAGCACGTCTAATTCGCCCCGCTTTGAAGCTGTGGGATCAACAAAATAGTAATTTGGCTTTTCGATGTATCCTTTCAAATCTGACGTTAACAACAAATGACTAAATATAGATCCTTCATTAATTTCATCAGCACCAACCCGGCTTTCGTTAATAACCGATATAGAGAAACTTCCCTCCACCGGAGCGTTAGCATCATTTCTAACATTAAGATCCAGCTTCACTATGCCCCGCTTAGGATAGATTTTGTTTAAAGAATTAATACTCATTTTTAAGGTATCATCAGCCATGATGAAAGCAATTCGTTCACAAACCGGCTTACCGTCGGCAAATAGCGTGAATTGCACAATACCGGACGGAAACCGATTCCTAGCTATAGCTGCGCCAAACACCAGGCTTTTGAAATTCCCCCCGGCACTATAGTATACCTCACCTGCAGCCTGCCCAACTATAAAAAAGCTGCTGTTTTGTTTAGTTTGTAACGTTTGGCTGTTAGTAGTCACTTTTAAAACAATGCTGTCCTTACGCGAATTGTTTATGGATAAAGTATAGCCCTCCTCCTGTACTTTCGGCATGGCCACCGGGAAAGTACTCCCGTCTTTAAGTGTAATTTTTGCAGTATAGGTTTCACCCAGCTGCGGCAATAAGGCAAATATGCCCATACCTGCATGTGTAGCTTGAAATTCAGCTGCTACATTGCCTAGTTTATCTAATACCGTACCTTTTATAAATTCGCCGGCACCGCTGGTTGCAACTGCTTTAAACGCCACCTTAGAGCGAACGCCGGCCAACAGATCGCCCCCTTCCGGAAAGAATTGTACGTCCGGGTTAGCTTTTGCTACCGGGAGCACCAAGTCAGCGGGTGATATACCACCAATATTTACGCGCTGATCATAAAAATAATCGGGCCCGGCGTTCCGCATCCATGCGGTGTAGGCACGCACATGATAGTTGCCTGGTTTAATTTTGCCTGGCAAGGCAAAATCTCCCCAGGCCACGCCGGCAATCAGTTCCAGATTTATTCTCCGGATCAATGAATCCTGCGGACTTAATAACTCAACATATAAAACACCGCTTAGGGCCGAAAGCCCATGGGTATACCCTACAACGGTGTAAGCTTTAAACCAAAGGGTATCGCCGGGTATGTAGTTGGGTTTATCTAAATGCAGGTAAACCTTTTCAACAGGCTTCGCCGCGTAAGTGGCCTTGAGATTCCCGACTGCCGTTGCCAGCAACGAACTATCCTTTTGGGCATAAACCGTAGGCCCTGATAAAAAACCAAATAAGAGGAATAAAAGAACTAATATTTTCATGATCGACGGGGCTTTCTGAGTTTGTACAATTTTTTGAGAGGTTTAATTATCAAATTACTCCACCTTATACCGATACACTTGCCTGCCAAGGTTACCATCGTCATCAATACCTTCTACTACTACCCGGTAGGTGCCCTTTGTATCCGCATTAAAATAAGTAAACGAGGCTTTACCATCTTTACCCGTTAACACATCCGGATTCCAGTAAATGCCGGAACGCAGGTCTGCATTCCCGCCGGTTTGATTGGCTGCTGTATATTTAGGCGTGTAATAAGTGCGGGCTTTGTGATAACCTTTGAACGGATAAGTAATTAAGCCGGTAGGCGAATCGCTGGAGGCATACGTTTTTTCGCTGCCGTTTTTTAAAGTGATAATCAAAGCGCCACCGCCAATGCTGCTACCGTAGATAGATTTGGCAAAATTCGTTCTTATCACTTCTATACTTACCACATCGCTTGCATTAATATTATTGAGTTCGCTGCCCTGAAGCTGAACACCTTCAACGATAATAACCATATCCTGGCTGCTTCCCCTGGAAATGTTTACAGGGGTACCATCAGCCTTAAAGCTTACGCCAAAAACTTTACCACGAAGGCAATCTGCAAGGCTGGCACAGTTACCCAATTTATCATCAAAAATCACCTGGTCGGCGTTACCGGCACCGTGCAGGTTGGCAGAACGGGTAGGCACAGTTCTCTTAAGTTTTTTAGCAATAACCGTTACCTGTTTTAATACGGTTGTATCAGTGCCGGCTATGCGCTTGGTAGTAACAACTATATAGCCGCCTGAAGGCCGCCCGCCCGGCGTACCTCTCTTCTCTCCATCTACAATATCACCCGGCAAGCCTATGGTAAGGCTTTCTACTTCCGACGGAAGGTAACCTATCAATGCATCTAATGAAGATATCCCCCCATCAAGGTAAATATCAACCGGCCCCCCTTGCTTGCCGGTTTTCACTAACTCCCCCTCAACTTCCCGGTAAAATGGTTGCTGTAAAACAAGCGCCTTTAAAGAGGCTATACCATCGGCTCTTTTCATATCAACATTGCGCTGTGGCATTACACGCCCTGCCGCATACGGGTCACCCTTATTTATCCTTTTAGCAGTAACGGTTACCCCGTTTAACTGTGATCCGTTTTTCAATGAGTCCTGATTTAGCTGTTCTGTGTAAACGTCAAATTTCTTTTTCATCTCTTCTGCAGGCAGATCATTTGAAGATGAAAAACCTCGGCTACTTTTTATTATTTTAGGATAAGCAGGCTGCTGAATAAAGATAGATACCCGCCGGCCATTATTTTGCTTGCGGGCCTGTAAAACAATTTTTGAGGTATCTGATAATTCCAGCTTACTAAACTTAAAATTCCCTTGTGTATCGGTTACTGTGTCAAGCACTACGTTTTCCCGGGGAGCAGTGAGCATCAGTTTGCCTTTTGCAATCATGTCCCCTCCGGTAGTCTTTACGGTTCCTTCCAGGCTCAGGCCTTTTTCGGGCATATCGGTAATCCGGCTATCCGGGGCAGTGATCACTTGCTTCCATTCAAATCTCCGATAGCCCTGTGTAAGCATCAGCACATCCAGCTCAGCGCGTTTTTGATCATTAGGATCGACAAAATAATAATTTGGCTTTTCAATGTATCCCTTTATATCAGAGGTCAGCAACAGGTGGCTCAGAATGGAACCTTCGGCCTGCTCGTCTACATCTAACCGGCTCTCATTTATTACAGCGATAGAAAATGTACCGGCAACAGGTTCATCAAGAGCATTTTTCACCAAAACATCCAGCTTTACGCCACTCCGGGCACCATAGGTTTTTGCAGCAGAAGCAAGATCTATTTTTAACCCATCATTGTTTTGGATGAATGCCACCCGTTCACAAACCGGTTGGCCTCCTGCAAAAAGTGTAAACTGCACTACCCCTGTCGGGAAACGTTTTTTATCTATTGCCATGCCTAAAACAGGGTTTTTCAACAAGCCTTCGGCCGTAAAATAACTTTTACCACCGCTTTGCGCGATAATAAAAAATGGAGTGTTCAATTTGGATTGAAGGAACTTACCGTTTACAGCTACCTTTATAAATAAGCTGTCTTTGCGACTGTTGTTAACCGAAAACGTGTACCCTTCATCCAGTATTTTTTGAATTGGAACCGTGAATGTACTGCCATCTTTCTGAATGATTTTTGCTGTATAAATTTTCCCGGGCTGGGGCACCAGGGCAAAAACCCCCATCCCTGCATGGCTGCTTTCAAATTCGGCAGCTACATTGTTGTCATTATCTAAAATACTACCTTTAACGCTCTGGCCGGCTCCATTCTGTCCGATGGCCTTAAATGCTACTTTGGACCTGATACCTGCAACCAAATCGCCCCCTTCCGGAAAAAACTGAACATCAGGATTTATTAGAGTAGCAGCAGGTGCAATTGCGTTGGGAGCAAGACGGCCAATATTGATGCGCTGGGTATAAAAATAATCGGCGCCTGCATTTTTCATCCAATTGGTGTAGGCTCTTAATTGATAGATACCGGCTTTAAGATTGTTAGCTAATGTAAATTCCCCTTTGGAAATGCCGGAAGTTAGCCTTAAAACCAATCTCCGCATAACGGAATCTTTAGGATTGATCAATTCCACATACAATACTCCGCTTAATGCAGAAAGATTGTGTGTTTCACCTACAACGGTGTAAGCTTTGAACCAAAGGGTATCGCCAGGTATGTAGTTCGGTTTATCTAAATGCAGGTAAACCTTTTCAACAGGCTTTGCCGCGTAAGTGGCCTTAAGATTCCCTACTGCCGTTGCCAGCAACGAACTATCCTTTTGGGCATAAACAGAAGAACTAAGCAGGAAGAATAAAAAACCGGAGACACTAAAAGAACGGCATAGGATTTTCATAGATGATAGTTAGGTATAGGTGAGATTGACTAAGTGTTGAATAGTTTAACCAGCGTATAAATAATAAAAATAAATCACTCAACGCGAAAGCGATAAAGCTGCCGGCCCAGCCGGCCATTATCATCAATACCTTCTACTATCAATTGATAAATACCTCTTGTATCATTTGTAAAAAAAACTGAATTAGTACGGTCGAGATGCAGATATACTTTCTCAACAGGCAACTGCTTTTCAATTGATGCCGAAATAAGGTTGCTAAATGAGGTCTCGCCCTGAGCGAAAACAGCCGAACCCAAAAGCATGATTGCGAAAAATGACAGTATTGGCAACACTTTCATAGGTAAGGTTTAAGTACATGCAATATACAAACCTTGATTAACCAATACTTTAAAAAAATAAAATTTATTGCACTTTATAACGATACACCATTCGCCCAATATTGCCATCAGTGTCTATCCCTTCAATCACTACACGATAGGTACCCCGGCTGCCGCCGTTAAAATACTCGAAAGAGGTTTTACCGTCTTTATCGGTTACTAAACCAGGATTCCAGTAAATGGTGCTCCGCAGATCGGCCAGTTGCTTATTGGTTTTAGGCTGATCATATAACGGAGAGTAAAAGCTGCGCGCTTTGTAGTATCCTTTGGGCTCATAGGCTTTTATACCACGGCCGGTAACCGGTCCATCGTAAGCATTATCTCTATCGTCGCCACGTTTGGTGGTTACTATAATTACGCCGTTACCGGCTCGGCCGCCATATATGGCTGAGTTGGCACCACTGCGCAGTATTTCAATAGCGGCAACATCATTCACGTTTATAGAATTCAGGTAATTACCATCTACATAAACGCCATCCAAAATAATTTGCATAGGCCTAAAACTGCGGGTACTGTAAGGGATGCCATTGCGAAAGATAACGCCAACCAAGCGCCCCTGCAAGCAATCCGACAGGTAAATGCAGCCATAATTTCTAAAATCGCGAGCCAGCATTACCTGGTCAGCGTTGCCCGGGCCGTTTAAATTAGCCGAATGTTTCAGCGCGATCTTCTTCTCCCTTACGGTGACTTCCTGCAAAGAAATAACATGGTTGCCCACGCCATAACGCCGCTGCATATCGTACAGCTGTTTACTGCTCCGGCTATAAACGGTTAGGGTATCGGTAATCCTCACCGAAAGCGCAGGTGCATTTTTGCCCCGGGCCGTTGCCGGCGGCGCTATCGAATCCAGGCGAATTATTACGTCTTTTTTGTTTTTAGCTGTGCGGGCCTGTATAATCAGCCGGATGCTATCGTTAAAGGCCAGGTTGGTAAAGGCAAAACGCCCGCGGGCATCGGTTAAGGTATCCAGCGTATAGGTGGCATCGTCAATATCAATTAACTGAACTTTACCATTTGGTACCGGTTTACCGCCTGGGGTAGTAACCGTCCCTGAAACCTGTAGTGCCTTTTCGGGCTGGAAATTATCTGCGCCAATCTTGTCACCCAGCAAATCCCGCCAGTTAAACCGGCGGTAGCCTTGGGTAAGCATCAGCATATCACGGTCGGCACGGGTTTTATCACTTACGTTGTTAAAATAATAGGCAGGCTTTTCTACGTATCCTTTCAAATCGGCAGTTAGCAGCAGGCAGGCTAATATATTGATACCACCGTCCTCGTTTACCGGCAATCTCGTTTCATCGGTAACCGATACGGAAAAACTACCGATCATGGGTTTTTCCAAACCGCTTGCCAATATATTCATTTTAACTTTTTGCTGCGGTGAGTAGCTTTGCCTGTCGGCAGATAAATTCAGCTTCAGCTTTTCGGGATGATGAATAAAAACCAGCCGCTCGTTTAGCGGTTCGCCACTGTCGGAAAATAAAGTAAA
It encodes the following:
- a CDS encoding GCN5 family acetyltransferase produces the protein MDEILHTERLTLRELTTGDTAFIIELLNSPGWLNFIGDRNVRTNQEATDYLLNGPIKSYHENGFGLSLVSTRADDKPIGLCGLLKRPTLQMPDIGFALLPGFDGKGYAYEIASALLARTKSKWNIPKICAIVMPTNLSSIKLIEKLGLKQAGTYLTEDKKELLLFYSE
- a CDS encoding Clp protease ClpS is translated as MPTEIQEETLTLEEILAGLKEMHRLILWNDDHNSFEHVIHCMIKYLDYTEAQGEKIAWKVHNEGKCAVLEGSFTEMEIYRKILQQEGLTVSVD